A single Deltaproteobacteria bacterium DNA region contains:
- a CDS encoding glycosyltransferase — translation MIVVDNGSGDSTADVARSFARKLPLRLFSEARPGIPRCRNRCLREARNRVLAFTDDDCKVPPDWIQRIATYHEAYPGAAAIGGPVVNGAPGLLGETNQRMWESWLCAYREAPKSGTSDIRFRTPARIPHVLKRPAQVRSLFTANCSYKVVSIRRIGGFNESLLTMSDEELNWRLCNSGERLLYIPDMPVVHAHRGAIASFIEQHFRYGIGFYQTRTLHPGMPGILPRSTLVSVWMFPILALTQALFNAGVARLSCKTLPLAVLMWIAETAFRTGALYAGTGHRRAVFLPAPQPAPSRTSAPSAHSHSMAASPKGDTEKTLSCIAPGPTSRGKL, via the coding sequence GTGATTGTCGTGGACAATGGGTCCGGCGACTCAACCGCCGATGTGGCGCGTTCCTTCGCCCGGAAGCTTCCGCTGCGTCTCTTCTCCGAAGCACGGCCCGGTATTCCCCGGTGTCGTAATCGTTGTCTGCGGGAAGCCCGAAACCGGGTATTGGCCTTCACGGACGATGATTGCAAGGTTCCTCCGGACTGGATCCAGAGGATCGCAACCTATCACGAGGCCTATCCGGGCGCTGCGGCCATCGGAGGCCCGGTAGTGAACGGCGCCCCGGGCCTTCTGGGTGAGACCAATCAACGGATGTGGGAAAGCTGGTTATGCGCCTATCGGGAGGCGCCAAAATCCGGAACGTCGGATATCCGTTTTCGGACACCGGCCAGGATTCCACATGTCTTGAAAAGGCCCGCTCAAGTGCGGAGTCTGTTCACAGCCAACTGCTCGTATAAAGTGGTTTCGATCAGGCGCATCGGCGGTTTCAATGAATCACTGCTGACCATGTCGGACGAAGAATTGAACTGGCGCCTCTGCAACTCCGGAGAACGGTTACTGTACATACCGGACATGCCCGTAGTTCATGCCCACCGTGGCGCTATTGCGTCCTTTATCGAGCAGCATTTCCGGTACGGCATCGGGTTTTACCAGACGCGCACGCTGCATCCCGGTATGCCGGGTATTCTGCCTCGATCCACACTCGTTTCGGTATGGATGTTTCCAATCCTCGCTCTGACACAAGCCTTGTTCAACGCAGGCGTCGCAAGGCTTTCGTGCAAAACGCTTCCCCTGGCGGTTTTGATGTGGATCGCAGAAACGGCGTTCCGTACCGGAGCCCTCTATGCCGGTACGGGGCATCGGAGGGCGGTCTTTTTACCGGCGCCCCAACCCGCTCCATCGAGGACGAGTGCGCCGTCCGCCCACTCCCACTCGATGGCGGCCTCTCCCAAAGGCGACACAGAGAAGACACTGTCCTGTATCGCGCCGGGTCCCACTTCGAGAGGCAAGCTGTAA